The genomic stretch aaggcaattggtctttcataaatatcaccgtttgttgcgcccaccttagccaaagagtccgctttctcattacccggtatcgagcagtgagaagggacccacgctaaggtaatctgagtagatttttcggataaagcactcagatgttcccgtattttccccaggaaatacggagagcgcttaacatctttcatcgatcggagagcctcaatggaactgagactgtccgtaaagatgaaataatggtccgtgggcattttttcgataatccctagggtgtactgaattgcagctaattctgcgacgtaaacagaagcaggattatcgagcttatgggagacggttaaattgttattgaagataccgaagccagtggacccatcaagaagtgatccgtcagtgtagtacatattgtcgcagttgatgtttcgatatttattggaaaaaattttggggatctgctgcacgcgtaaatgatccgggattccacgagtttcttctatcatggatgtatcgaaaaacacagtagaatcagaagtatttgataagtcgacacgatttggaatattcgaagaagggttaatattttgggacatgtgattgaaatacaatgtcataaaacgggtttgagaattaagttcgattaacctttcaaaattttcaatcacgggacggttcaagacctcacatttgattagaatacgagaagacaggctccagaagcggtttttcaatggtagtactccagctaaaacctccaaactcatcgtatgggtcgactgcatgcaacctaaggcgatacgcaaacaacgatattgtattcgctccagtttgatcaaatgtgtgtttgctgcggagcggaagcagaaacacccgtattcaataacagacaatatcgttgtttggtaaagccttataaggtctcctggatgggctccccaccattgtccggttattgtacgaagaaaattcactctttgttgacattttttcatcagatacctcacgtgacaaccccaggtgcctttagagtcgaaccagacaccaagatatttgtgtaccaaaacctgagaaatcgttttacccattaattgtgtttgaagctgagcaggttcatgcttcctagaaaaaactactatctcagtcttctccggagagaattcgatacctagctgtaaagcccaagcagacaaattgtccaaggtatcttgcaatggtccttgcaaatcggcagctttggctcctgtaacagagattacactgtcgtctgcaagttgtcttatcgtgcatgaatttgccagacattcgtcgatgtcatttacataaaagttgtaaagaagggggcttaaacatgagccctggggaagacccatgtagctaatgcgaaaagttgccaaatcgccatgcgtaaaatgcatgtgcttttcggacaacaaattgtgcaaaaaattgttcaaaattggagaaaatccttgtcggtgaagtttacccgaaagaatgtcaatagaaacggaatcaaaagcccccttaatgtccaagaacgcagacgccatttgttctttacgagcatacgccagctgaatatctgttgaaagcaacgcaagacaatcattcgtccctttggcacggcggaagccaaattgagtttctgatagtagaccatttgattcgacccagtggtctaagcgacggagtatcattttttccatcaatttccggatacacgatagcattgcaatcggtctataagagttgtgattagaagctggtttccctggtttttggatggcgatcaccttcacttgcctccaatcctgcggtacaatgttttgctccaggaacttattgaacaagttcaacaagcgcctcttggcattgccgggtagattcttcaacaagttgaatttgattctatctaacccaggcgcgttattgttacaagacaggagggcaactgaaaattctgccatcgtaaaaggtgattctatcgcgtcgtggcccggagacgcatcgcgaacaatattttgctcaggaacagagtccggacatactttcctggcaaaatcaaatatccacctacttgaagactcctcgctttcgttgaccgttacgcgattccgcattcttcgggctgtgttccaaagagtgctcatcgatgtctccctcgacgtctcgttcacgaaccgacgccaatatccacgtttctttgctttagccaagcttttaagcttggtatcaagctccgaataccgtaaatagtcgccaggtatacctcccgtctggtaggccttaaacccgtcggatctttgcgtgtagacatcggagcactcttggtcccaccacggagtgggaggccgttctttgatcgttacgccgggatatttcttcgtttgggcttgcaacgcggcgtgcataataataataataataataataataataataataataataataataataataataataataataaaaataataataataataataataataataataataataaatataataataataataataataataattataataataataaaaatataaataataataataatgataataataataataataataataataataataataataataataataataataataataataataataataataataataataattataataataataataataataataataataataataataataaaaataataataataataataataatcataataataataataataataataataataataataataataataataataataataataataataataataataataataataataataataataataataataataataataataataataataataataattataataataataataataataataataatcataataataataataataataataataataataattataataataataataataataataataataataataataataataataataataataataataataataataataataataataataataataataataataataataataataataataataatagtaataataataataataataatgataataataataataataataataataataataataaaaataataatcataataataataataatagtgataataataataataataataatagtaataataataataataataataataataataataattataataataataataatgataataataataataataataataataataataataataataataataataataataataataataataattataataataaaaataataataataataataataataataataataataataaatataataataataataataataataataataataataataataataataataataataataataataataataataataataataataataataataataataataataataataataataataataataataataataataataataataataataataataataataataataataataataataataataataataataataataataataataataataataataataataataataacaataataaaaataaaaataataataataataataataataataataataataataataataataataataataataataataataataataataataataataataataataataataataataataataataataataataataattataataataataataataataataatcatcataataataataataatgataataataataataataataataataataataataataataataattataataaaaataataataataaaaataataataggataataataataataatgaaaataataataataataataataataataatcataatattaataataataataataataataataataataataataataataataataataataataataataataataataataataataataataataataataataataataatgataataataataataataataataataataataataataataataaaaataataattataataataataataataataattattataataattataataataaaaataataataataataataataataataataataataataataataataattattattattattattattattattattataataataataataattataataagaataataataataataataataataataataataataataataataataataataataataataataatattataataataataataataataataataataatcaaaataataataataataatattaataataatcatgataataataataataataataattataaaaataataataataataataataataataataataaataataataataataaaaataataataatattattaataataataataataattataataatactaataataataataataataataataaaaataataataataataataataataataataataataataataataataataataattataataataataattataataataataataataataattataataataaaaataataataataataataataataataataataataataatacattctgtgccgaacacgcatcagtatcggacgtgtgatcggtgatcgcttcgatagaatataaaacaaaagacgtgcgaacaagtgttggcattgtttgcctggtcgagtgaaataaatccgggttcaaggtcgcgcctttgtgcaactgtttcgcatcgtgactaccagctggtgcgtaagccgatttggctgctggctgaattgtgctacagcagtggacgagacacaaaagaggaaaaagaagaagccaatgACAATTGACAATGAGTTGTATCGCtctgtggagtgatctcacacctggctcgctgctggtggctgtttggtgctgctgtattggtgctgctggctgtaacggctgcaacttcgaacgatcggacaaccaaccttactggaagggagaagtaaaaaggtacgttctcttgtcggcgctagtgcgctagacttagcgggatggatgtagatccctcgcctcccgcgccaccatccccgaacccctctgaccctgacccttctgttaccccctcccctgttcattcttcagtcccccctcgccccaggctttacccagacggagcccagggcagctatactgtctatttttgGCCAAAgacgggaccgaaatcgaaacagttgaacctctggcagatttctaaagacctgacgaaggagtacaagggcgtgaccgaaatttctaAGGTCTGGCCTAataagctccgtgtcgtggtcagtaacctgaaagaggccaacgatatagcttgctctgagctcttcacacgcgagtatcgcgtttacatacccgcacgagacgtggagatcgacggtgtcataaccgattcgagtctgtccgtcgagtgtatactggcaagtgccaaagggtgctttaaaaacaaaacctgtcccgatgtaaaggtgctcgactgcaagcaattgcggtcagcatcgatcatcggtggcaaaacagtatacaccccgttagactcgtttcgagttacgttcgccgggtcagcgctaccaagccacgtctcgatccaccgggttcgtctccctgtgcgattatatgtgcctcgcgtcatgaactgcctgaattgtaagcagttaggccacac from Wyeomyia smithii strain HCP4-BCI-WySm-NY-G18 chromosome 3, ASM2978416v1, whole genome shotgun sequence encodes the following:
- the LOC129732486 gene encoding putative uncharacterized protein DDB_G0286901 — encoded protein: NNNNNNNNNNNNNNNNNKNNNNNNNNNNNNKYNNNNNNNNYNNNKNINNNNNDNNNNNNNNNNNNNNNNNNNNNNNNNNNNYNNNNNNNNNNNNNKNNNNNNNNHNNNNNNNNNNNNNNNNNNNNNNNNNNNNNNNNNNNNNNNNNNNNYNNNNNNNNNHNNNNNNNNNNNYNNNNNNNNNNNNNNNNNNNNNNNNNNNNNNN